Part of the Propioniciclava sp. MC1595 genome is shown below.
GCGACCCACAGCCAGGTCATGCGGTCCTCCGCCCGGATCGGCGCGTGTCGGCGACCGCGAACCCCAGCAGCGCGGCCACCAGCCCCATCGCGACCTGGAGCGCCCCCGCCGCGAGGCCGAGCACCGGCCCGGCGACGAACCCGAGCGACACCACGTCGTGCGCGAAGGCCGAGTAGGTGGTGAAGCCGCCCAGGAACCCGGTCCCGAGCAGCAACCGCAGGCTGTGGGCGTCCGGAACACGGGCTGTCGGCGGCGGGAAGGCGGGCTGTCGGCGCAGGAGGCCCAGTAGCGCCCCGAGGGCGAAGGAGCCCACGATGTTGACGGTCCACGTCGCCCACAGGCCGGGCAGCGCGAGCGCCAACCCGTAGCGGGCCAGCGACCCGAGCGCCCCGCCCACGAAGACCAGGACGGCGCCGCGCATCAGAGGTTGTCGTACAGCGACAGCGACGCGTCGACGATCTTGCCGGGGTTGAGGTGGTTGCCCGGGTCGGTGGCGTTGAACAGCGTGCGCATCATGTTCACGCCCTCGGTCGAGACGACCTGCTCCATCCACGGGGCGTGCTCCATGCCGACGCCGTGGTGGTGCGACAGCGTGCCGCCGTGGTCGACGAACGCCTGCTGGATCGCCGTCTTCACCGTCGCGTACTCGCGGTCGGCGTCCTCGCCCGCCTTGAAGGCGAACGTGAAGTACAGGCAGGCGCCCGCGTGGTAGCTGTGTGACAGGTGGCACATGATGAAGCCCTGCTTGCCGAGCGAGGTGAAAGCCCGGTTCGCCGCCGCGTAGACCTCGGCGTGCACCGTGTTCAGCTTCGACCACGGCGCCGCGGTCTCGGAGACGTCGCCCATCACGTCCTGCTCGAGCAGGAAGTCGCGCAGGTAGGGGGTGTCGAACTTCTTCTGGTCGTACAGCGCACCCGGCCCCGTGCCGAGCACCAGCGCGCCGTGCGCCTTGGCGATCTTCACGACCTGGCGGCGGCGGGCATCGACGTCGGCCTCGGAACCCTCGAAGCAGACGTAGGAGATGCACATCTCGTCGGTGTCCCAGCCGCGGCGGCGCATGAACGCCCACAGCTCCTCCTGGACGCGCTGCTCCACCTTCTTCTTCAGCGTCGTCGCTTCCTTCTGCGTCGACAGCGACATCGCGGTCTCGTGGGCGTCGGAGATGCGCACGAACGTGGTCGGGATCTCGGCGTCGGCCATCGCGTGGATCGCCGCGACCGCGGGCTCCCACGACGGGTACATGTAGGCCACGACGACGCGCTGCTCGGGCATCCGGTGCACGTGCACCCACAGGTCGGTGATGACGCCGAGGCGGCCCTCCGACCCGATGAACATCTCGCGCAGCGAGGGCCCGGTCGACTCCGACGGCACCGGGCGCAGCCGCACCGTGCCCGAGGGCCGCACGACGGTCATGCCGCGCACGATGTCGGCGATGTCGCCGTACTTGTCGCTCTGCATGCCCGAGCTGCGGGTGGCCGCCCAGCCGCCGACGGTCGAGTGGGTGAACGAGTCGGGGAAGTGGCCCAGCGTCCAGCCGCGGGCGTTGAGCTCCTCCTCCAGGTCGGGGCCGAGCGTGCCCGCCCCGACCAGCGCGAGGCCCGACTCCTCGTCGAGCTCGACGATGCCGGTGATCAGGCCCAGGTCCAGCGACACGATCGGGCGTGTCTCGCCCGGGTCGAGCTGCAGCGAGCGGGAGATGTTGGTGCCGCCGCCGAACGGGACCACCACCGCGTCGGCGGCCACGCACGCCGCCAGCACCGCGGCGACCTCGGCCTCGGAGGAGGGGTAGACCACGACCTCGGGCAGCCGCCCGTAGTCGAAGCGCGAGACGTGCAGCAGCTCGGTCACCGACGACCCGTGCCCGTGCACCACGCGCTCGTGGGCGTCCGTCGTCACGCGGTCGGGCGCGGTGGCCGCGACGAGGGCCTCGCGCAACGCGTCGGGCAGCGGCGAGTCGGGCACCGTCGTGGCGTCGAACTCGATCGTGTCGACCTGGCGGGGGCGCAGGTCGATGCCCAGGTGCTTCTTCACGAACGGCGCGAAGGCGGGCTTGTTGGCGTAGTTGAAGAAGACGCCCTCCTCGCCCCAGCCCCACCACTTCATGCGCTTGACGTTCTTCACGGGGTTGCTCCTTCGACGGGGGTCTTCGCCTTGCCCTTGATACGCCGCGACACGGCGCGCACGGCGGCGTTCGGCAGCAGCTGCAGGATCGCTGCGGCCAGCTTGTACCGCTTGCTGGGGATCGAGATCACGCGCCCGGCCCGCGCGTCGGCCAGGGCCACCTCGGCGACGCGGTCGGCGTCCAGCCACAGGAAGCGCGGGACGCCCTTGCGCCCGGAGCCGCCGCGCGCGTGGAACTCCGTGCGCGTCCAACCCGGCAGGACGGCGGTCACCTGGACGCCGGTGTTGGTCAGCTCGAGCGCGAGTACCTCGGTCAGCGCGAGCGCGTACGCCTTGAGCGCGGAGTACGAGTCCTGCCGGGTCAGCGCCGACACCGAGGCGACGTTGATGATCCAGCCCTCGCCCCGCTCGCGCATCACGGCCGCGGCGGCGCCGGCCAGCACGCGCGGCGCCCGGCCCATCACCTCGTAGGCGCGGTCGGCGAGGTCGTCGTCCCCGCCCACGAGCGGGGTCTTGAGCGAGAACCCGGCGTTGTTGACGAGGGTGTCGACGTCCCCGGCCCGGAGGCGGTCCGCCACCTTGGCCTGGTCGGCGCGGTCGGCCAGGTCGGCGTCCAGCACCTCGACCCGGACGCCGTGGGCTGCGGTCAGCTCGGCGGCCACCGCCTTCAGGCGCGCCCTGTCGCGGGCGACGAGCACGAGGTCGGCCCCGTCGCGCGCGAGGGCGCGGGCGAAGGACAGCCCGATCCCGGACGTCCCGCCTGTGATGAGCCCGACACGCATGACGGGCACGCTACATTACGCTGCCCCCACGGAGGCGACCCCCACCGCTTTCGGGAAAGGAGTCCGGCGTGGCCACCCCAGCGCGGGTCCTGCTCACCGGCGTCACCGGCTTCCTCGGCCAGGCGGTGCTGGAGCGACTGCTGTCCACGACCGACGCCCACGTCGTCGCCGTCGTGCGCCCCAAGGGCAGCCAGACCGCCCGCTCGCGGCTGGACCGCGTGCTCCGCAAGCCGGTGTTCAAGCCGTGGCGCGACGCCGTCGGCGACGCCGAGGCCAAGCGCATCTTCGCCGAGCGCACCTCCGTGCTCGAGGCCGACCTGGCCACCATCGAGAGGATCGAGGGCTCGATCGACGTCGTGGTCCACTCGGCCTCCACCGTGTCGTTCGACGCCCCCATGGACGAGTCGTTCGCCAACAACGTCGGCGGCCCGCGGGCGCTGTACGGCGCGCTGACCCGCTCCGGGCTCGACCCGCACGTCATCCACGTCTCCACCTGCTACGTCGGCGGGATCGCCAAGGGGCTGCGGCCCGAGGCGTCCGTCGACCACGACGTCGACTGGCGCGCCGAGATCGCGGCGGCCGAGGTCGCCCGTGTCGAGGCCGAGGCGGCCTCGCGCACCCCCGAGCAGCTGCAGGCCTTCATCGACGGGGCCACCCGCGACCACGGCAAGGAGGGCCCCAAGTCGGTCGCCCGTGCCTCCGAGGCCGCGCGGCTGGCCTGGGTCGAGAACCGCCTCGTCGAGTTGGGCCGCACGCGGGCCCGCTCCGTCGGCTGGACCGACGTCTACACCTTCAGCAAGGCGCTGGGGGAGCGGGTCGCCGAGCAGGAGTGGGCCGGGCAGGGCCACCGCCTCTCGATCGTGCGCCCGGCGATCATCGAGTCGTCGCTGCGCCACCCGTTCCCGGGCTGGATCGACGGCTTCAAGGTCGCCGACCCGCTGATCATGGCCTACGCCAAGGGGGCGCTCCCCGAGTTCCCGGGCCTGCCCGACTCGGTGCTCGACGTCATCCCGGTCGACTACGTCGTCAACGTGATCATGGCGCTGGCCACGCTCGGCCACCAGGGCGAGCCCGAGGAGGTCGGCTACTACCAGGTGTGCTCGGGCGCCTCGAACCCGCTGCCGTTCCACCGGATGTACACCGAGGTGCGCGAGTACTTCCTGGCCCACCCGCTGAGCGACGACAAGGGCCGCCCCATCGTGGTGCCGACCTGGAAGTTCCCGGCCAACAACGCCGCCGAGCGCTCGCTGCGCCTGAAGGAGCGGCTGTCCGCCCTCGGGTCGCGCATCGGCGCGGCGCTGCCGTCGAACACGCGGACGCAGGCCTGGGCGTCCTCGCTGTCGAAGATGGAGCGCGGCCTGGGCTCGCTGCGCACCTACGTCGACCTCTACCAGAGCTACACGCGCACCGAGATGCTGTTCGACGACCAGCAGACCCGCGCGCTGGGGGCGAAGCTGCCGGCCGGTACGCCGGTCGACCAGACGTTCGACGTGCGCGACATCGACTGGACGCACTACTGGCAGCGGGTCCACCTGCCCGCGATGACCGCGTTGGCGAAGGTGCACGCGCGGGCGTCCTCGGCGCAGCGGTCGCAGCGCTCGCAGGCCCGCCGGCTCGAGTCGGGCACCGACGTGCTCGCGGTGTTCGACCTCGAGGGCACGCTGCTGCCGAGTTCGCTGGTCACGCAGTACCTCTCGGTGATGGGCCAGCTGCACTCGCCGGCCGAGCTGCCCGGCGAGCTGGTCGACCTGGTCCGCAACGTGGGGGTGTACCTGCAGGCCGAGCGCCGCGACCGCGGCGAGTTCGTGCGCGCCTTCTCGCGCCGCTACGCCGGCACGCGGGTGACCGACATCGAACGGGTCGTCGGCGGCGCCTGGGGCCAGAACGTGGTCCGCAAGCTCAAGCCGGGCGCTCTGGCCCGCATCGAGGAGCACCGCGCCGCCGGCCACCGCACCGTGCTGGTCACCGGGGGCCTCGACCTGTTCGCCGCACCGCTTGCCCCGCTGTTCGACGACGTGGTCGCCTCATCGATGGAGGCACGCGACGGGGTGCTCACGGGCTACCTCAGCACGCCGCCGCTGGTCGACGAGGCCCGCGCGCAGTGGCTCAAGGACTACGCGTCGCGCGGCGGGTTCGACCTGTCCCGCTCGCACGGATACGGCGACTCGATCTCGGACGCCTCGTGGCTGTCCCTGCTCGGCCGCCCGGTCGCGGTGAACCCCGACCTGCCGCTGTACCGGGTCGCCTCGAAGGCTTACTGGCCCATCGAGGACTGGAAGCGCCCCTAGCGCCGAGGGCTTGAGTTTTATCCGCCGAGGGCTTGAGTTTTGGGCGCCGAGGGCTTGAGTTCCGTCCACCACCAGAGCGATCATTCTGTTTTCGGGCGTGCGCGGCTACGGTTGGGCCGTGGCCCGGTCGCGAATCACCGATTCCCTCCTGCTCGCCCATGTGAACAAGATGGGCGAGGAGCACCCTCCCGTGCCGCTGGCGTCCGTCGACTTCACCGTCAACGACCCCGACCTGGTCCGCACGCGGTTCGCCGGCGTCCTCGACTACCTCGCCCGCGTCGAGCTCGAGGTCGAGCGCAACGTGCTCGAGCTGCTGACGATCATGCCGAACCCGTCCGAGGCCGACCGGGTGTTCTACGCCGACGTCTGGTACGACCAGGAGATCCAGCACGGCATCATCCTCGACGAGCTGAAGTCCCGCATCGGGCTGCCCCCGGCCGAGCCGCTGCTGCAGGTCGGCTTCGCGGTCAAGGCGCTCGGCGCGATGGCCCGGTTCGAGCAGATCCAGGACGTCGCCCGCACCATTTACTACTTCACCGGGGCCTCCACCGAGCGCCAGGCCGTGCTCGCCTACAACGCGCTCGCCGTCCAGCTCGACGAGATGGGCGAGAAGGCGATCCGCGAGACGATCATCAACCCGATCAAGCGGCAGGAGCCCGGCCACTTCGCGTTCTACCGGATGAGTGCCGAGAAGATCACCACCGACGGCACCCTGCGGCCGTGGCAGCTCTGGCTGGCGCGCAAGCTGCGCACGTTCTCCTACGAACTGGTCGGCACCCACAACGACCCCCGCTACCAGGCGCAGATGGGCGAGGTGATCACCGAGCTGGGCTTCGGCACCGAGCTGGAGGTCTTCGCCAAGGAGATCGGACGCCTCGAGGCCAGCCTGCTGTGGGCCCAGCACCAGGGCATGGACTTCCCGCCCTACGTGCTGGCCGCGCTGCGCGAGGCGGTCGACCTCTACCGAGAGCGCGGGGCTTTCAAGCCCAACCTGTGAGTTCGGCGACAGGGCATGATGGAGCCATGAGCGAACACGATCCCCGCTGGATGTACCGGCAAGTCATCGACGCGATGGTGGTCTCCTGCGCCGGCGCCGGCCAGGTGTCCGCCGAGCGGGTGCGGGTCGGGGTGTGGAACGCCAACGCCGACCCCGACACCGACGCCAACCAGGTCACCATGAACGCGCTGCTGTCGATGCTGCCCCCCGAGCACCGCGAGGCCCTGGCCGTGCTCTTCGCCGAGGAGTACGCCTCGGGCGTGTACAACGCCCTGCAGGTGCTGCGGGCCGCGGAGCTGCAGCCGTTCCACGAGGGCTACGAGGGCGACCCGTCCGACGACTTCCTCGGACGCCTCGACGGTTGGGACTGGCCGGTCTCCGGCTGACGAAGGCGGGTGCCGCGCTCGGCGAGCATGTCCTCCTCCGACGCGCGCGCCCGGATCATGCGGGTGTTGCGCGGCTGCACGAGCAGCTCGCGCTCGGCCGCGAACCCGGCCTGCAGCAGGCGGGCGCGCTCGATCTCGGCGTTCAGCGTGACGCCGATGAGCAGCGCGATGTTCATGATCCACAGGCCGAGGAGCAGGATGATGAAGGACCCGACCACCCCGTAACTGGCCGGCAGGCGTCCGAAGATGGCCACCCACGTGGAGAAGCCGAAGATCGCCAGCACGGTGACCCCCATCGCGACCAGCGCGCCCGGAACCGACCAGCGCAGCTTGGGCTGGCGGACGTTCGGCGTGGCCCGGTACAGGGCCAGCACCACGACCACCGACGCGATCGACAGCACCACCCACCGGTTCTGGCGCAGGCCGCGCAGGGGCTCGAGGTCGAGTCCGAGGTAGTCCAGGACCATGTCCCACACGCCGGCCGACAGCAGCACCGTCAGCAGCAGGAACGCCCCGAACAGCAGCATCAGCAGGGTGACCAGCAGGTTGTAGGGGATGATCTGCCAGATCGGCCGGCCCTCGACGACGCCGTGGATGCGGTTGACCGACCGCCCGAAGGCCGCCACGTAGCCGGACGCGGCCCACAGGGCGCCGAGCAGGGCGACGCCGAGCACCCAGTCGGCGCCGGCGGTGGCGGCGAGTTGGCGCAGCGGGTCGGCCACGAGGTCGACGACGGTGGCGGGGGCGACGGAGCGGAGGAAGTCGATGATCCACTCGACCGCGGCCGTCCCCTGCCCGAACAGGGTGAGGCCGGCGAGGATCGCCAACAGCCCCGGGAAGAGCGACTGCACCGACATGTAGGCGAGGTTGCCCGCGTTGTCGAGGATGTGGCGGTACCAGAACTCCGACCACGTGCGGCGCAGCACGTAGCGCCACGAGCGTCCGGTGAGCTGCCACGGCCACTCTGCCTTCGCGGGGTCGTTGGGGTCGGGCGCGGTGAGCCACTTGTGGACTGTTGCCTCCTCCTCGGCGTCCACGGCTCACCTCCTCCGGTCGGTGCTCTTGGGGCCAGTGTCGCAGCCCGGCCGGGGCGCGACACTCACCGACGTGACAAGAAACACCCCGAACAGGGTGTCTCTGATGTCACCAGGGTGAGTGTCGGGACGCCGCGGGCTCAGGCCGCCGTCGCCCGACCACCCCGCGTCCGGGCGAACACCGAGCGCAGGTAGACGACCGAGCCGACCCAGACGAGCACCAGGCCCGCCCAGTAGGACGCCGAGACGTGCTGGCCGAACACCGTCAGCCCGAGCGCGAACTGGATGGTGGGTCCGAGGTACTGCAGGATCCCCACGACGCCGAACGGCAGGCGCGGGGCGGCGATGGCGAACAGCCACAGGGGCAGCGCGGTCAGCACGCCGGCCAGGATGAGCAGCCCGGAGGTGCGGGCGTCGGCGCCGAACTGGCTGGCCCCGGTGACCACCAGCCAGCCCCAGTACGCCAGCGCGAACGGCAGCAGGATCGCCGACTCCAGGAACAGCCCACCCAGCGGGGGAGCGGAGGCCTTCTTCTTCACCGCGCCGTAGAGCCCGAAGGTGAGCGCGAGGGTGAGCGAGACCCACAGGCCGGCCCAGTTCTCCCAGGCGATGACCGCCACGCCCGCGGTGGCCAGCAGGGTGCCCGCCAACCCGGCGCGCGACATGCGCTCGCCGAAGATCAGCACCCCCAGCACGATGTTGAGCAGCGGGTTGATGAAGTACCCCAGCGACGCCTCGACGACGTGGTTGGAATTGACCGCCCAGATGAACACCAGCCAGTTCAGCCCCACGAGAAAGGCGGCGGCGACGATGCGGGGGAGCCGTTCGCGGGTCAGCGCGGACCTCAGCCAGCCCCACGGGTGGCGCAGCAGCACCAGGGCGAGCGCGACCGCGACCAGCGACCAGATGATGCGGTGGGCCAGGATCTCGAACGCACCCGCCGGCTTCAGCAGCGGGAACAGCAGCGGGAAGAAGCCCCAGATGACGTAGGCCGCGATGCCCGACGCCAGCCCGCGCGACCGCTCGGCGGCGGCGTCGGGGGTGGGGGCGGGTGCGGTCACGGGGAGACTGTAGGCCGTGGGTGCCGAGTTCCCCCGCCTTGGCCCGGTCTGGTGAGATGGACCCCATGACGACGGGGGCTCTCGCAGGACTCAAGGTGATCGAACTCGGCACGATCGGGCCGGGCCCGTTCACCGCCATGATGTTCGCCGACCACGGCGCCGACGTGCTGCACGTCGAGCGGCCCGGCGGAGTCCCGGCGGTGGGGCCCATCGGCAACCGGCGCACCGACATCATCCACCGCAACCGGCGCACCATCGAGCTCGACCTCAAGACCCCCGAGGGCCGGGACGCGGTGCTCGAGCTGGTCAAGGACGCCGACGTGCTCATCGAGGGCAACCGCCCCGGCGTCGCCGAGCGCCTCGGCGTGGGCCCCGACGTGTGCCTCGAGCTCAACCCCCGCCTCGTCTACGGCCGCGTCACCGGCTGGGGGCAGTTCGGTCCCAAGGCGAAGCAGGCCGGCCACGACCTGAACTACATGGCGGCGTCCGGCACCCTGTCGACCTTGGGCCGCGCCGACCAGCCGCCGACGGTGCCGCTGGCCTACATCGGCGACCTCGGCGGCGGCTCGATGATGCTGGCGTTCGGGATCCTCGCCGCGCTGTACGAGCGGCAGTCCTCGGGCCTGGGGCAGGTGGTGGACGCCGCGATCCTCGACGGCGCGACCCTGCTCGCCACCGCGTTCCACGGGTTCGCGCAGATCGGCGCCTGGGACGAGACCCGCCGCGGCGTGAACCTCGTCGACTCGGGCGCCCCCTTCTACGACTGCTACGAGACGGCCGACGGCGAGTGGATGGCGGTGGGCTCGCTCGAGAACAAGTTCTTCCTCGAGCTGCTGAAGGTGCTCGAGCTCGACCCGGCCACGCTGCCCGACCAGCACGACCGCGAGCGCTGGCCCGAGCTGCGCGCGGCCATCGCCGGCGCCATCAAGGGCCGCACCCGCGACGAGTGGCGCGACCGGGCGGCCGGCACGGACGCCTGCCTCGAGCCGGTGCTGCGGATGAGCGAGGTCCGCCACGACCCGCACAACGACGCGCGCCAGACGATGGTGCACGTCGACGGGCTGTGGCAGCCCGCGCCCGCGCCGCGCCTGTCCCGGACGCCGGCCGGCCCGATCTCGCCCAGCGACGTGACCACCGACCACGCGGGCGGCGTCAACGCCTGACGGGGGCTACTCCTCAGGCAGCAGCGTCGACCCCGGGATCGCGTGCGGCGCCGCCCCGGGGGCGTCCAGCGGCGCCACGACGGCGCCGTCGACCGCGTGCGGCTGCAGCTCGCCCGAGGCGATCTGCTCGGCCCAGTGGCAGGCCACCTTGTGCGACGCCGGCACGCCGTCGACCGAGACGACCCGCAGCTCGGGCCGCTCCGTCGAGCACCGGGTCTGCTGCGCCCACGGGCACCGCGTGTGGAACCGGCACCCCGACGGCGGGTTCGCCGGCGACGGCAGGTCGCCCGACAGCAGGATCCGCTCGCGCGTGTCCTCCACGACCGGGTCCGGCACCGGGATCGCCGACAGCAGCGCCCGCGTGTACGGGTGCAGCGGCAGCGCGTACAGGTCGTCGGCCTCGGCCTCCTCGACCAGCGCCCCCAGGTACATCACGCCGATGCGGTCGGAGATGTGTCGCACCACCGCGAGGTCGTGGGCGATGACCAGGTAGGTGAGCCCGAACTCCGACTGCAGGTCCTCCAGCAGGTTGATCACCTGCGCCTGCACCGACACGTCCAGCGCCGAGACCGGCTCGTCGGCGACGATCAGCTCGGGGTCGACCGACAGCGCGCGGGCGATGCCGACGCGCTGGCGCTGGCCGCCCGAGAACTCGTGCGGGTACTTGCTGAGCGCCCCTGGCGGCAGGCCGACGGCGGCGAGCAGCTCGACCAGCCGGTCGCGCGCCCCCTTCTTGTCGGACGCCAACCCGTGCGCCTGCATCCCCTCCAGGAGCAGCTGCTCGACGGTCTGGCGCGGGTCGAGGCTGCCCAGCGGGTCCTGGAACACCATCTGCATGTGGCGGCGCTGGCGGCGCAGGTCCTCGCCCTTGAGCGTGGCCAGGTCGACGCCACCCAGCGTCACCGAGCCCTCGGTCAGCTCCTCGAGCTGCAGCAGCGCGCGCCCGAAGGTCGACTTGCCACAGCCCGACTCGCCCACGAGCCCGTAGGTCTCCCCGCGCCGGATCGTCAGGTCCATGCCGTCCACGGCGTACACGTGCCCGACCGTGCGGTCGATGAGCAGCCCGCGCTTGATCGGGAAGTGCACCTTCACGCCCTTGACATCGACGAGCACCTCGCCGGGGGCGACCCCGGACGCGTCCACGACCTCGGTCATGCCCGGCCCTCCTCGATGCGCTGGCGGTCGGCGGCGGTCAGCGGGTAGTGGCAGCGCAGCAG
Proteins encoded:
- a CDS encoding SDR family oxidoreductase; this translates as MATPARVLLTGVTGFLGQAVLERLLSTTDAHVVAVVRPKGSQTARSRLDRVLRKPVFKPWRDAVGDAEAKRIFAERTSVLEADLATIERIEGSIDVVVHSASTVSFDAPMDESFANNVGGPRALYGALTRSGLDPHVIHVSTCYVGGIAKGLRPEASVDHDVDWRAEIAAAEVARVEAEAASRTPEQLQAFIDGATRDHGKEGPKSVARASEAARLAWVENRLVELGRTRARSVGWTDVYTFSKALGERVAEQEWAGQGHRLSIVRPAIIESSLRHPFPGWIDGFKVADPLIMAYAKGALPEFPGLPDSVLDVIPVDYVVNVIMALATLGHQGEPEEVGYYQVCSGASNPLPFHRMYTEVREYFLAHPLSDDKGRPIVVPTWKFPANNAAERSLRLKERLSALGSRIGAALPSNTRTQAWASSLSKMERGLGSLRTYVDLYQSYTRTEMLFDDQQTRALGAKLPAGTPVDQTFDVRDIDWTHYWQRVHLPAMTALAKVHARASSAQRSQRSQARRLESGTDVLAVFDLEGTLLPSSLVTQYLSVMGQLHSPAELPGELVDLVRNVGVYLQAERRDRGEFVRAFSRRYAGTRVTDIERVVGGAWGQNVVRKLKPGALARIEEHRAAGHRTVLVTGGLDLFAAPLAPLFDDVVASSMEARDGVLTGYLSTPPLVDEARAQWLKDYASRGGFDLSRSHGYGDSISDASWLSLLGRPVAVNPDLPLYRVASKAYWPIEDWKRP
- a CDS encoding CrcB family protein, translating into MRGAVLVFVGGALGSLARYGLALALPGLWATWTVNIVGSFALGALLGLLRRQPAFPPPTARVPDAHSLRLLLGTGFLGGFTTYSAFAHDVVSLGFVAGPVLGLAAGALQVAMGLVAALLGFAVADTRRSGRRTA
- a CDS encoding SDR family oxidoreductase; this encodes MRVGLITGGTSGIGLSFARALARDGADLVLVARDRARLKAVAAELTAAHGVRVEVLDADLADRADQAKVADRLRAGDVDTLVNNAGFSLKTPLVGGDDDLADRAYEVMGRAPRVLAGAAAAVMRERGEGWIINVASVSALTRQDSYSALKAYALALTEVLALELTNTGVQVTAVLPGWTRTEFHARGGSGRKGVPRFLWLDADRVAEVALADARAGRVISIPSKRYKLAAAILQLLPNAAVRAVSRRIKGKAKTPVEGATP
- a CDS encoding DUF6547 family protein; protein product: MSEHDPRWMYRQVIDAMVVSCAGAGQVSAERVRVGVWNANADPDTDANQVTMNALLSMLPPEHREALAVLFAEEYASGVYNALQVLRAAELQPFHEGYEGDPSDDFLGRLDGWDWPVSG
- a CDS encoding FAD-binding oxidoreductase, producing the protein MKNVKRMKWWGWGEEGVFFNYANKPAFAPFVKKHLGIDLRPRQVDTIEFDATTVPDSPLPDALREALVAATAPDRVTTDAHERVVHGHGSSVTELLHVSRFDYGRLPEVVVYPSSEAEVAAVLAACVAADAVVVPFGGGTNISRSLQLDPGETRPIVSLDLGLITGIVELDEESGLALVGAGTLGPDLEEELNARGWTLGHFPDSFTHSTVGGWAATRSSGMQSDKYGDIADIVRGMTVVRPSGTVRLRPVPSESTGPSLREMFIGSEGRLGVITDLWVHVHRMPEQRVVVAYMYPSWEPAVAAIHAMADAEIPTTFVRISDAHETAMSLSTQKEATTLKKKVEQRVQEELWAFMRRRGWDTDEMCISYVCFEGSEADVDARRRQVVKIAKAHGALVLGTGPGALYDQKKFDTPYLRDFLLEQDVMGDVSETAAPWSKLNTVHAEVYAAANRAFTSLGKQGFIMCHLSHSYHAGACLYFTFAFKAGEDADREYATVKTAIQQAFVDHGGTLSHHHGVGMEHAPWMEQVVSTEGVNMMRTLFNATDPGNHLNPGKIVDASLSLYDNL
- the rarD gene encoding EamA family transporter RarD, encoding MTAPAPTPDAAAERSRGLASGIAAYVIWGFFPLLFPLLKPAGAFEILAHRIIWSLVAVALALVLLRHPWGWLRSALTRERLPRIVAAAFLVGLNWLVFIWAVNSNHVVEASLGYFINPLLNIVLGVLIFGERMSRAGLAGTLLATAGVAVIAWENWAGLWVSLTLALTFGLYGAVKKKASAPPLGGLFLESAILLPFALAYWGWLVVTGASQFGADARTSGLLILAGVLTALPLWLFAIAAPRLPFGVVGILQYLGPTIQFALGLTVFGQHVSASYWAGLVLVWVGSVVYLRSVFARTRGGRATAA
- a CDS encoding GTP-binding protein LepA, with amino-acid sequence MARSRITDSLLLAHVNKMGEEHPPVPLASVDFTVNDPDLVRTRFAGVLDYLARVELEVERNVLELLTIMPNPSEADRVFYADVWYDQEIQHGIILDELKSRIGLPPAEPLLQVGFAVKALGAMARFEQIQDVARTIYYFTGASTERQAVLAYNALAVQLDEMGEKAIRETIINPIKRQEPGHFAFYRMSAEKITTDGTLRPWQLWLARKLRTFSYELVGTHNDPRYQAQMGEVITELGFGTELEVFAKEIGRLEASLLWAQHQGMDFPPYVLAALREAVDLYRERGAFKPNL
- a CDS encoding CaiB/BaiF CoA-transferase family protein, which produces MTTGALAGLKVIELGTIGPGPFTAMMFADHGADVLHVERPGGVPAVGPIGNRRTDIIHRNRRTIELDLKTPEGRDAVLELVKDADVLIEGNRPGVAERLGVGPDVCLELNPRLVYGRVTGWGQFGPKAKQAGHDLNYMAASGTLSTLGRADQPPTVPLAYIGDLGGGSMMLAFGILAALYERQSSGLGQVVDAAILDGATLLATAFHGFAQIGAWDETRRGVNLVDSGAPFYDCYETADGEWMAVGSLENKFFLELLKVLELDPATLPDQHDRERWPELRAAIAGAIKGRTRDEWRDRAAGTDACLEPVLRMSEVRHDPHNDARQTMVHVDGLWQPAPAPRLSRTPAGPISPSDVTTDHAGGVNA
- a CDS encoding YihY/virulence factor BrkB family protein is translated as MDAEEEATVHKWLTAPDPNDPAKAEWPWQLTGRSWRYVLRRTWSEFWYRHILDNAGNLAYMSVQSLFPGLLAILAGLTLFGQGTAAVEWIIDFLRSVAPATVVDLVADPLRQLAATAGADWVLGVALLGALWAASGYVAAFGRSVNRIHGVVEGRPIWQIIPYNLLVTLLMLLFGAFLLLTVLLSAGVWDMVLDYLGLDLEPLRGLRQNRWVVLSIASVVVVLALYRATPNVRQPKLRWSVPGALVAMGVTVLAIFGFSTWVAIFGRLPASYGVVGSFIILLLGLWIMNIALLIGVTLNAEIERARLLQAGFAAERELLVQPRNTRMIRARASEEDMLAERGTRLRQPETGQSQPSRRPRKSSDGSPS
- a CDS encoding ABC transporter ATP-binding protein, translated to MTEVVDASGVAPGEVLVDVKGVKVHFPIKRGLLIDRTVGHVYAVDGMDLTIRRGETYGLVGESGCGKSTFGRALLQLEELTEGSVTLGGVDLATLKGEDLRRQRRHMQMVFQDPLGSLDPRQTVEQLLLEGMQAHGLASDKKGARDRLVELLAAVGLPPGALSKYPHEFSGGQRQRVGIARALSVDPELIVADEPVSALDVSVQAQVINLLEDLQSEFGLTYLVIAHDLAVVRHISDRIGVMYLGALVEEAEADDLYALPLHPYTRALLSAIPVPDPVVEDTRERILLSGDLPSPANPPSGCRFHTRCPWAQQTRCSTERPELRVVSVDGVPASHKVACHWAEQIASGELQPHAVDGAVVAPLDAPGAAPHAIPGSTLLPEE